In a genomic window of Fibrobacter sp.:
- a CDS encoding thioredoxin domain-containing protein, with the protein MKRISIVAMAILTASLVACNQAAAGGSFNQQARLDSLEKDFNVLKEEFEVIKYALDKRGISIEQARAEMEADNKVWDIPDEDSPVFGNTKNPKLTIVEFTEFQCPYCSRIAPTMKELNAKYPDKIKFVYKHFPLSFHANAKAAAAASVAAQKQGKFWEFRYALAPHSRELSDSIYVAVATEIGLDIEKFKKDMVLDSAMEARIDKDFQLGVKVGVQGTPNFYINGKRQDRFSPDLVEKLLKEAK; encoded by the coding sequence ATGAAACGTATCTCTATCGTCGCTATGGCAATTCTTACCGCCAGTCTCGTCGCCTGCAATCAGGCCGCCGCCGGTGGTTCATTCAACCAGCAGGCCCGCCTCGACTCCCTTGAAAAGGATTTCAACGTCCTCAAGGAAGAATTTGAGGTCATCAAGTATGCTCTCGACAAGCGCGGCATCTCCATCGAACAGGCCCGTGCCGAAATGGAAGCCGACAACAAGGTCTGGGACATCCCCGACGAAGACAGCCCGGTTTTCGGCAACACCAAGAACCCGAAGCTCACCATTGTTGAATTCACCGAATTCCAGTGCCCGTACTGCTCCCGCATTGCTCCGACCATGAAGGAACTCAATGCGAAGTACCCGGACAAGATCAAGTTCGTCTACAAGCACTTCCCGCTCAGCTTCCACGCCAACGCCAAGGCTGCCGCTGCCGCCTCTGTCGCTGCTCAGAAGCAGGGCAAGTTCTGGGAATTCCGTTACGCTCTCGCTCCGCATAGCCGTGAACTCTCCGACTCCATCTACGTTGCCGTCGCTACCGAAATCGGCCTCGACATCGAAAAGTTCAAGAAGGACATGGTTCTCGACTCCGCCATGGAAGCTCGCATCGACAAGGACTTCCAGTTGGGCGTGAAGGTCGGCGTGCAGGGCACCCCGAACTTCTACATCAACGGCAAGCGCCAGGACCGCTTCTCTCCGGACCTGGTCGAAAAGCTCCTCAAGGAAGCCAAGTAG